From the Terriglobia bacterium genome, one window contains:
- the yajC gene encoding preprotein translocase subunit YajC, producing the protein MSSATLNLLAQASGGSSTLVGFLPLIAIGFIFYFLLILPAQRRQKKTREMLTNLKSGDKVVTSGGMLGTIVSLDDSTVSLRVADQVKVRMLKSAVVGMQSPEDAKES; encoded by the coding sequence TTGAGTAGTGCGACCTTGAATTTACTGGCCCAGGCGTCAGGGGGCAGTTCTACGCTAGTCGGTTTTCTTCCACTGATCGCAATTGGCTTTATTTTCTATTTCCTCCTCATCCTTCCCGCGCAGCGACGACAAAAGAAAACCCGCGAAATGCTCACAAACCTCAAGTCGGGCGATAAGGTGGTCACTTCGGGCGGAATGCTCGGGACCATTGTGAGCCTGGACGATAGCACGGTGTCGCTTCGCGTGGCCGATCAGGTCAAAGTGCGCATGCTCAAGAGTGCGGTCGTGGGCATGCAATCTCCCGAGGATGCCAAAGAGTCGTAG